In Sebaldella sp. S0638, the genomic stretch GATTTAACAAAATCAGAAAAAAAAATTGCTAATTTCATAATGAAAAACTTTGAGAGGACTAAAACAATGACTTCATATGATATATCAAAAAAGGTCAATGTAGGACAGGCAACTGTAATTAGATTCTCAAAAAAGCTGGGGTATAGTAGTTTTAATGAACTTATAAATTCGATCAATAAATTAGATCAGGAAGATATTCTGGAAAAAAATATAAGTCTGGGAGATGATGTAGCAACTACTAATACAAAAATAGCCAATCAGTATATTGATGTCATAAAACTGACACTTGAACTGAATCCGGTTTATATATTTGAAGAGGTAATAGAGGCTATAATTGCTGCAGAAAGAATAGTGGTTCTGGGAATAGGCAATTCTGCGATAGTATCTACAGACTTTGTAAATAAGTTAGCCAGAGTGGGTATGAATGCCTTTACCAATCTGGATACACACTTACAGTTTTCCATGATTTCCAATCTCGGAAAGAATGACTTGCTGATACTGATATCTGACTCGGGAGAGACAAGAGAAATAATAGAAGCTGCAAAGCTGGCAAAGCAAAACAAAACAAGAATAATTTCAATAACTAAGTTTACTAAAAACAAACTTCATGCTTATTCTGACTTTATTCTGAAAACTGCAAGCTTTGATATTAATCTCCGGTTAGATGCTACTACATCCAGAATAACGCAATTTACAATTATTGATATGATTTTTATAAATATCTTAAAGACAGATTTTTCCAAATATAAGGAAATAATTACAAACAGCGATAATGCTGTAAGGATATTAAAATATTAACGAAAAAACTTTTGATTAAGAGACGAACAATTTTAGAGAGGTGTGGTTTTAAATGTTAGCAAAATTACAAAAACTTGGGAAAGCGTTAATGCTTCCAATAGCAGTACTTCCAATAGCTGGTATATTACTTAGAATAGGGCAGCCAGATGTACTGAATATGCCTTTTATAGCAAGTGCCGGAGGAGCAATATTCGATAACCTAGCAGTGTTATTTGGTATAGGTATAGCAGTGGGACTGGCAAAAAATAATGACGGTGCCGCAGGACTGGCAGGAGCAATAGCACATTTTATATTATTAGCAACAGCAACAGCAATAGTAACTGCAAGATATCCTGATCTGAAGTTCAGCGTGGGAGTACTTACAGGGATAATCGGCGGTATCACAGCAGGGTTGCTTTATAATAAGTTCCATGATATAAAAGTTCCGGAATTTTTGGGATTCTTTGGCGGAAGACGTTTTGTTCCTATTATCACAGGATTATTCGCACTTGCGGAAGGTGCAGTATTAGGACTTATCTATCCTGTATTTGACCTTGTTTTTACAAAAACAGGTACATGGATTGTTAATTCAGGACCAATCGGATCATTCGTATTCGGACTGCTTAACAGATTACTGATTCCAACAGGATTACATCATATCTTAAACAGCTTTGTATGGTTTGTGTTTGGTACATATAATGAAAAAACAGGAGATTTAAACAGATTCTTCGCAGGAGATCCTAACGCAGGACAGTTTATGACAGGTTTCTTCCCAGTGATGATGTTTGGTGTGGCAGGTGCAGCATTAGCAATGTATCTTACAGCTAAAAGAGAAAGAAGATCAGAAGTAGGAGGGATGCTAATATCTGTAGCTCTGACTTCATTCCTTACTGGAATAACAGAACCGTTTGAGTTCTTATTCATGTTCTTATCTCCAGTATTATACTTAATACACGCAATTTTAACAGGAGCATCTATGGCACTGACTTATGCAATGGGTATGAGAGACGGATTTTCATTCTCGGCAGGTGCAATTGATTATGTACTGAACTTCGGAATAGCATCTAATCCAATAGGAATAGCAATATTCGGAGTTGTATATTTCTTCATATACTTCGCTATATTCTACTTTATGATAAAAACATTTAATTTGAAAACACCGGGAAGAGAAGACGAAGACTTAACTGCAATGTCAGCACCTGATCTTGGAATAGCTGAAGAAACTGCAAAATATGTAGATATATTAGGCGGAATAGATAATATAAAATCAATAGATTCTTGTATAACAAGACTTAGACTTACAGTAAATGATTCAAGCAACATAAGTGACGAAAAATTAAAAGCACTTGGTGCAAAAGGTGTAATCAGACCATCTAAAGATGCAGTACAAATAGTACTAGGGCAAAAAGCAGAAAAAATGGCTGATGAGCTGAGAAAATTAAAATAGCATATTAAATATATTTAGAAAAAGAGACTTTGGAATACAGTATTAATAACAAAATTTACAGATAATGGACAAAAATATTATTTGAATTAAATATTGTGATATATTGGAAAAGTCTCTTTTTTCTTTTTGAAAAAAGGAGTAAAAGGAATACAAAAAATAACTTTTAGCATGAG encodes the following:
- a CDS encoding MurR/RpiR family transcriptional regulator → MFQVKLKSVYNDLTKSEKKIANFIMKNFERTKTMTSYDISKKVNVGQATVIRFSKKLGYSSFNELINSINKLDQEDILEKNISLGDDVATTNTKIANQYIDVIKLTLELNPVYIFEEVIEAIIAAERIVVLGIGNSAIVSTDFVNKLARVGMNAFTNLDTHLQFSMISNLGKNDLLILISDSGETREIIEAAKLAKQNKTRIISITKFTKNKLHAYSDFILKTASFDINLRLDATTSRITQFTIIDMIFINILKTDFSKYKEIITNSDNAVRILKY
- the nagE gene encoding N-acetylglucosamine-specific PTS transporter subunit IIBC, whose translation is MLAKLQKLGKALMLPIAVLPIAGILLRIGQPDVLNMPFIASAGGAIFDNLAVLFGIGIAVGLAKNNDGAAGLAGAIAHFILLATATAIVTARYPDLKFSVGVLTGIIGGITAGLLYNKFHDIKVPEFLGFFGGRRFVPIITGLFALAEGAVLGLIYPVFDLVFTKTGTWIVNSGPIGSFVFGLLNRLLIPTGLHHILNSFVWFVFGTYNEKTGDLNRFFAGDPNAGQFMTGFFPVMMFGVAGAALAMYLTAKRERRSEVGGMLISVALTSFLTGITEPFEFLFMFLSPVLYLIHAILTGASMALTYAMGMRDGFSFSAGAIDYVLNFGIASNPIGIAIFGVVYFFIYFAIFYFMIKTFNLKTPGREDEDLTAMSAPDLGIAEETAKYVDILGGIDNIKSIDSCITRLRLTVNDSSNISDEKLKALGAKGVIRPSKDAVQIVLGQKAEKMADELRKLK